A genome region from Myroides fluvii includes the following:
- a CDS encoding glycoside hydrolase family 25 protein: MASTKYGTGKNSPIAVVNQKQPARKKPSPRRPQKKKNNTTFTRIKWVCIVVVLVGAGVWFGITFQEGIKYFFSAQRKEAEEKSFFDFRTVEVLQRHHDRMIGFDVSHYQGVIDWEAVDSVAQRAPLEFVFVRATMGDDGKDKAFDLNWKGARANHFIRGAYHYYRPDENSIKQAENFIATVKLSEGDFPPVLDIEDLPKKQSMDNLVLGLKRWMEMIEQHYGVQPILYSGEHYYTNHLKKWFPDHIVWIANYNFFVEEIKPEWHFWQFTEKGMVKGIDGKVDLNIYNGNKSDIRSILVK; this comes from the coding sequence ATGGCTTCTACAAAATACGGAACTGGAAAAAATTCTCCCATAGCAGTTGTGAATCAAAAGCAACCTGCGAGGAAAAAGCCATCACCTCGACGTCCTCAAAAGAAGAAGAACAATACAACTTTTACACGCATCAAATGGGTGTGTATTGTTGTAGTATTAGTAGGAGCGGGAGTTTGGTTTGGAATAACCTTTCAAGAGGGAATTAAATACTTTTTTAGCGCACAACGCAAAGAAGCGGAGGAGAAATCCTTTTTCGATTTTCGAACCGTAGAAGTTTTACAACGCCATCATGATCGTATGATTGGATTTGATGTTTCGCATTATCAAGGGGTTATTGATTGGGAGGCTGTGGATTCTGTGGCTCAACGTGCTCCACTAGAATTTGTGTTTGTCCGTGCAACCATGGGAGATGACGGAAAGGACAAAGCTTTTGATCTCAATTGGAAAGGCGCTCGCGCCAATCACTTTATTCGCGGGGCCTATCACTACTACCGCCCAGATGAAAATTCCATCAAACAAGCAGAGAACTTTATTGCAACCGTGAAATTGTCAGAAGGTGATTTTCCTCCCGTTTTAGACATCGAAGATCTACCCAAAAAGCAATCCATGGACAACTTAGTTTTAGGGTTGAAGCGATGGATGGAAATGATTGAACAGCATTATGGCGTGCAACCTATTTTATATTCAGGGGAACACTATTACACCAATCACCTTAAAAAGTGGTTCCCTGATCATATTGTGTGGATTGCCAATTACAATTTCTTTGTTGAGGAAATTAAACCCGAATGGCATTTTTGGCAATTTACTGAGAAGGGAATGGTAAAGGGAATCGATGGTAAAGTCGATTTGAATATCTACAATGGCAACAAATCGGATATCCGAAGCATACTCGTTAAATAA
- a CDS encoding C40 family peptidase produces the protein MKNKTILSTILFGLSLLCSSHTQAKNAEVENPGKKKETLVLKESKKMDDAIRNELDALLEEMSTSKNGSEEVSDLVLSAAFDFEGVRYRFGGTTRSGMDCSGLVMNAFNDTSINLPRNSSAMAQVGDKVSKNQAQKGDLIFFRTGRGSRISHVGIVTEVVDDEIKFIHSSTTKGVIVSSTKEDYYKRRFVQINRVLSEQDI, from the coding sequence ATGAAAAATAAAACAATACTTTCCACAATTTTATTCGGTTTGAGCCTGCTGTGCTCAAGTCATACACAGGCTAAAAATGCTGAAGTCGAGAACCCAGGTAAAAAGAAAGAAACGCTTGTTTTAAAGGAAAGCAAAAAGATGGATGATGCAATTCGAAACGAATTGGATGCCCTTTTGGAAGAGATGAGTACCTCAAAAAATGGAAGTGAAGAAGTTTCGGATCTTGTGTTGAGTGCTGCTTTTGACTTTGAAGGGGTTCGCTATCGCTTCGGAGGAACAACGCGAAGTGGAATGGATTGTTCGGGATTGGTAATGAACGCTTTTAATGATACGTCGATTAATTTACCACGCAATTCAAGTGCGATGGCACAAGTAGGCGATAAAGTTTCTAAAAACCAAGCGCAAAAAGGCGATTTAATTTTCTTCCGTACAGGTAGAGGAAGTAGAATTAGTCATGTAGGTATTGTTACCGAGGTGGTTGACGATGAAATCAAGTTTATTCACTCTTCTACAACAAAAGGCGTTATTGTTTCTTCAACCAAAGAAGATTACTATAAAAGAAGATTTGTTCAAATAAACAGAGTTTTATCGGAGCAAGATATTTAA
- a CDS encoding carboxy terminal-processing peptidase — protein sequence MNTIWAFMKRNYKVIILLLAVSAALWSFIPKKETEDPEKDQLLLELVTYLMERTHYDPPKLDDKFSQQVYTEYIKALDPMKRYFLQADLDEFSKYELLIDDMIQLKELSFFDLTYERITARMKEAKAIYSDVLAEPFDYNQEESFDADYDKIAFAKTPEELKDRWRKQLKLSALSTLTDNIKIQEGKDVVEEEEAEVDEYGNAVEKAKPAKKKKDDKPKEIKSFEQLEKEARESTKKSLDEYFDALNDLERKDWFSVYLNSIVERFDPHSFYFAPENKEKFDASMSGSIEGIGAVLRKKTEGVEINELVPGGPAWRGKEIEVGDIILKVAQSKEEEPIDVVGVRLDNVVKLIKGKKGTTVYLTVKKIEGTIKTIAITREVIEFEETFAKSSIIEDGANRYGIIQLPKFYINFENKDNRNAFTDVQKEIIELKKQNVDGIIMDLRNNGGGSLQTVVDMLGLFSKEGPVVQVKSSRGKQQILDDKGTPIVWDGPLVVLVNNFSASASEIFAAAIQDYKRGLIIGSKHTYGKGTVQNLVDLNELLKKQPYGDLGALKITLQKFYRINGGSTQREGVLSDIVLPDRYSYIDMGERDMDNAMPWDKIDRANYTPYNNDFTSVINKSKSRIAGHDQFKLIDENAQWINERKDEKSFTLNLKHYEKKQKEVDEKVKKFKAISKYNNHLNFSSLPSEIERVKTDTLLEQKRDRWHESLGSDVYVEEGVKILKDIQQLTKAPRNTKTFSDKKL from the coding sequence ATGAATACTATTTGGGCATTTATGAAAAGAAATTATAAGGTTATCATTCTTCTACTCGCTGTTTCAGCTGCACTATGGAGTTTTATACCTAAAAAGGAAACTGAGGATCCAGAAAAAGACCAACTTTTATTAGAGTTAGTCACGTATTTAATGGAGCGCACCCATTATGATCCACCCAAGTTAGATGATAAGTTTTCACAGCAAGTGTACACTGAGTACATCAAGGCACTTGACCCGATGAAACGCTACTTCCTACAGGCTGATTTAGATGAATTTAGCAAATATGAACTTTTGATTGACGATATGATTCAATTGAAAGAACTTTCATTTTTCGACCTTACCTATGAGCGTATTACAGCGCGAATGAAGGAGGCAAAAGCCATCTATAGTGATGTCTTAGCCGAGCCTTTTGACTATAACCAAGAGGAATCTTTTGACGCAGACTATGACAAAATAGCTTTTGCTAAAACTCCTGAAGAATTAAAAGATCGATGGAGAAAACAACTAAAATTAAGTGCTTTATCTACACTTACGGATAACATCAAAATTCAAGAAGGCAAAGATGTTGTCGAAGAGGAAGAAGCAGAAGTAGATGAATACGGCAATGCCGTTGAAAAAGCAAAACCGGCTAAAAAGAAAAAAGACGATAAACCCAAAGAAATTAAATCGTTTGAGCAACTAGAAAAAGAAGCACGTGAGAGCACGAAGAAGTCCTTAGACGAATACTTTGACGCCTTAAATGACTTAGAACGCAAAGATTGGTTCTCTGTGTACTTAAATTCTATTGTGGAGCGTTTTGATCCACACTCTTTCTACTTTGCACCAGAAAACAAAGAAAAATTTGATGCTAGCATGAGTGGTAGTATTGAGGGAATTGGCGCGGTTTTAAGAAAGAAAACGGAAGGTGTCGAAATCAATGAGTTAGTACCTGGAGGTCCCGCTTGGAGAGGAAAGGAAATCGAGGTTGGAGATATCATTCTTAAAGTAGCACAAAGCAAAGAGGAAGAGCCTATCGATGTGGTAGGGGTTCGCTTGGACAATGTGGTAAAATTAATCAAAGGTAAAAAAGGAACTACGGTTTACTTGACCGTTAAAAAAATCGAGGGAACCATCAAAACAATTGCTATCACCCGTGAAGTAATTGAATTTGAAGAAACTTTCGCCAAATCGAGTATTATTGAAGATGGAGCGAATCGCTATGGAATTATCCAATTGCCGAAATTCTACATCAACTTTGAAAATAAAGACAATCGCAATGCGTTTACTGATGTTCAAAAAGAAATTATTGAGCTGAAAAAACAAAATGTAGATGGAATTATCATGGACTTGAGAAACAATGGTGGAGGATCCCTACAAACAGTTGTAGACATGTTGGGGTTATTCTCTAAAGAAGGCCCAGTCGTTCAAGTAAAATCATCCAGAGGAAAACAACAAATTTTAGATGATAAAGGAACTCCTATTGTTTGGGATGGTCCCTTAGTAGTTTTAGTCAATAATTTCTCTGCTTCGGCTTCTGAGATTTTTGCTGCGGCCATTCAAGATTACAAACGCGGATTAATCATCGGTAGTAAACACACATACGGAAAAGGAACAGTTCAGAATTTAGTTGATTTGAATGAGCTTTTGAAAAAACAACCGTATGGTGACTTGGGAGCATTAAAAATCACCTTACAGAAGTTCTACCGTATCAATGGTGGTTCTACTCAAAGAGAAGGGGTTTTAAGTGATATCGTATTACCAGATCGCTATTCTTATATTGATATGGGAGAACGCGATATGGACAATGCTATGCCGTGGGATAAAATTGACCGTGCAAATTACACGCCGTATAACAATGACTTTACTTCGGTAATCAACAAGAGTAAATCGAGAATTGCAGGTCATGATCAATTCAAATTAATTGATGAAAATGCCCAGTGGATCAATGAGAGAAAAGACGAAAAATCATTTACACTCAACCTGAAACATTACGAGAAAAAGCAGAAAGAAGTAGATGAGAAGGTAAAAAAATTCAAAGCTATTTCGAAATACAACAACCATTTAAATTTCTCTTCTTTACCAAGTGAGATTGAGCGTGTGAAGACAGACACCCTTTTAGAGCAAAAAAGAGATAGATGGCATGAATCTTTAGGTAGTGATGTATATGTTGAAGAAGGCGTAAAAATCTTAAAAGACATTCAACAGCTAACTAAAGCCCCTAGAAATACAAAAACATTTTCAGATAAAAAACTATAA
- a CDS encoding mechanosensitive ion channel family protein, with the protein MNLKLLLSKFLEYELYTSKSLSITIGTILFIVFTLLITKYGLTFLRKTVIKSSPPDVALRLRSVFNFVNYFIYVIMFFFILNVIGLNISMFLTTSAALFVGLGFALQDIFRDIIAGIYILFDKTLNMGDVIEVNGQVARVKAIHLRCTIVETRNMRDIVIPNRKLIDDIVYNWTHEDPVIRARIDIGVYIGTDVELVKAVLLSAVEDNPDVLKNPKSIVFIDQFGDSSIRFILYYFIDNAFDNDRISSDIRFEIDKKFKLNNISLPVPVLKVDQTPVA; encoded by the coding sequence TTGAATTTAAAACTACTGCTTTCCAAGTTTTTAGAATATGAGCTTTATACAAGTAAATCACTTAGTATTACAATAGGTACAATTCTCTTTATTGTTTTTACGCTGTTGATTACCAAGTATGGTTTGACCTTTTTGCGTAAAACGGTTATTAAAAGCTCACCTCCTGATGTAGCGTTGCGCTTGAGAAGTGTATTTAACTTCGTCAATTATTTTATTTATGTCATTATGTTCTTTTTCATTCTCAATGTGATTGGACTAAACATCAGTATGTTTTTGACTACTTCGGCGGCTTTGTTCGTTGGATTGGGATTTGCACTCCAAGATATCTTTCGCGATATCATCGCGGGAATATATATCCTCTTCGACAAAACGCTGAATATGGGGGATGTCATTGAGGTGAATGGACAAGTAGCACGCGTAAAGGCAATCCACTTAAGATGTACGATTGTTGAAACGCGAAATATGAGGGATATCGTAATTCCCAATCGAAAGTTAATCGATGATATTGTGTACAACTGGACCCATGAAGATCCAGTGATTCGTGCGCGTATTGATATTGGAGTCTATATTGGAACGGATGTTGAACTCGTAAAAGCAGTGTTGTTATCTGCAGTGGAAGATAATCCCGATGTATTGAAAAATCCGAAATCAATCGTTTTTATTGATCAATTTGGCGATTCTTCCATTCGATTTATCTTGTATTATTTTATTGATAATGCTTTTGATAACGATCGTATTTCAAGTGATATTCGCTTTGAAATAGACAAGAAGTTTAAGCTGAATAATATTTCACTTCCAGTACCTGTATTGAAAGTGGATCAAACACCTGTAGCGTAA
- the surE gene encoding 5'/3'-nucleotidase SurE, giving the protein MQKPLILVTNDDGITAPGIRALIEVMKEIGEVVVVAPDSAQSGMGHAVTINNTLTLEKVQIDPELTQEYACSGTPVDCVKIALGQILDRKPDLCVSGINHGSNSSINVIYSGTMSAALEAGMSGIPAIGFSLLDFSWNADFDQVRTFVKKITTQALENGIPKEVVLNVNFPKLQADEIKGIKVCRQAKAVWIEDFDKRMSPNGKEYYWLKGEFVNQDKGEDTDEWALKNGFISIVPVHFDLTAHHAINRINNWELV; this is encoded by the coding sequence ATGCAAAAACCATTAATACTTGTTACTAATGATGATGGTATCACGGCGCCAGGAATCCGTGCTTTGATTGAGGTGATGAAAGAAATAGGAGAAGTAGTTGTGGTGGCCCCTGACAGTGCACAATCTGGAATGGGACACGCGGTTACCATAAATAATACCTTGACTTTAGAAAAGGTTCAAATTGACCCTGAATTAACGCAGGAATATGCTTGTTCAGGTACACCTGTGGACTGTGTGAAAATTGCCTTAGGTCAAATTCTAGATCGCAAACCCGATTTATGTGTTTCGGGAATTAACCACGGATCAAATTCCTCTATCAATGTGATTTATTCGGGTACCATGAGTGCCGCTTTAGAAGCGGGAATGAGTGGGATACCTGCTATTGGTTTCTCTCTTCTTGATTTTAGTTGGAATGCCGATTTTGATCAAGTGCGTACATTTGTGAAAAAAATTACGACACAAGCACTTGAAAATGGAATTCCAAAAGAAGTAGTGCTAAATGTCAACTTTCCGAAATTGCAAGCCGATGAAATTAAGGGGATAAAAGTATGTAGACAAGCGAAAGCAGTTTGGATTGAAGACTTTGATAAGCGAATGAGCCCTAACGGGAAAGAATACTACTGGTTAAAAGGAGAATTTGTCAATCAAGACAAAGGAGAAGATACGGATGAATGGGCATTGAAAAATGGATTCATTTCTATTGTACCCGTTCATTTTGACTTAACTGCACATCACGCCATTAACAGAATTAATAATTGGGAATTAGTATAG
- the lpxB gene encoding lipid-A-disaccharide synthase: MKYYIIAGEASGDLHGANLMKAIYAKDPQAEMRFWGGDLMQKVGGTLVKHYKDLAFMGFVEVVQNLRTILKNISLCKKDIAAFAPDVLIFIDYPGFNMRIAQWAKEHKIPTHYYISPQIWAWKENRIKAIKRDVDYMYVILPFEKDFYEQKHQYPVTFVGHPLIDEIEEFRSREKVDFRKKYQLDERPIIALLPGSRQQEIKRLLGEMLSVVQNNPEYQFVIAGAPGQEPVFYEQFLKGQNISFITNDTYALLDVAYAALVTSGTATLETALFKVPQVVLYKGNTISYEIAKRIITLKYISLVNLIMDQEVVVELIQHDCNAKRIAVEFEKIVKSEKRNKILLDYEELIHNLGGRGASDLAANEIIKNSNLGLMM; this comes from the coding sequence ATGAAATATTACATTATTGCAGGAGAAGCGTCTGGGGATTTACACGGCGCTAATCTGATGAAAGCGATTTATGCCAAAGATCCTCAGGCAGAAATGCGTTTTTGGGGAGGCGATTTGATGCAGAAAGTAGGGGGAACCCTCGTTAAACACTATAAGGATTTAGCCTTTATGGGATTCGTAGAAGTAGTGCAAAATCTGCGTACAATCTTAAAAAATATTTCTTTGTGTAAAAAAGACATTGCCGCTTTTGCGCCTGATGTTTTAATCTTTATTGATTATCCTGGTTTTAATATGCGAATCGCGCAGTGGGCGAAAGAACATAAAATTCCAACACATTATTATATTTCTCCTCAAATCTGGGCATGGAAAGAAAATCGAATCAAAGCAATCAAACGCGATGTCGATTATATGTATGTAATTTTGCCTTTTGAAAAGGATTTCTACGAACAAAAGCACCAGTATCCCGTTACTTTTGTCGGACATCCTTTAATAGACGAAATTGAAGAGTTTCGCAGTCGTGAGAAAGTCGATTTTCGCAAAAAATACCAGTTGGATGAACGGCCTATTATTGCGCTATTACCTGGAAGTAGACAACAAGAAATCAAGCGATTACTGGGCGAAATGCTATCAGTAGTTCAAAATAATCCTGAATATCAGTTTGTTATTGCTGGTGCTCCAGGGCAGGAACCCGTTTTTTATGAGCAGTTTCTCAAAGGACAGAATATCTCTTTTATTACAAATGATACGTATGCGCTCTTAGATGTGGCATACGCCGCTTTGGTTACTTCGGGAACGGCTACGCTAGAAACAGCCTTGTTTAAAGTGCCCCAGGTTGTTTTGTACAAAGGCAATACAATTTCTTATGAAATTGCCAAGCGAATTATTACGCTCAAATATATTTCACTTGTCAATTTAATCATGGATCAGGAGGTGGTTGTCGAGCTTATTCAACACGATTGTAATGCTAAAAGAATCGCTGTAGAATTTGAAAAAATTGTGAAAAGTGAAAAAAGAAACAAAATTTTGTTGGATTATGAAGAATTAATTCATAATTTAGGCGGTCGAGGAGCTAGTGATTTAGCCGCTAACGAAATAATTAAAAATTCTAATTTAGGATTGATGATGTAA
- a CDS encoding ABC transporter permease, which translates to MARNKNSNTSIALRKFKKDFRGVLCFWIIIFFILVSVFAYFIIPDSSQHANAGDLAIRSQHPGFSTPVLVLPAPSKTTWSEYWFGRKNPQEQVPLTSYHIKNDTLFYLPYTELRDLAQEKQLALHSFSPLERANLIQHKTFWLGTDNQGRDYYSRLVLGSRVSLAIGFIAVSISLLIGISLGAIAGYYGGKIDAFILWVINIFWSIPTLLLVIAITLALGKGFWQVFIAVGLTMWVEVARVVRGQVISVKQQQYITAARALGYSDYRIIARHILPNCMAPVIVISAANFASAILVESGLSFLGIGTQVPTPSWGAMIKENYNYILVGKAYLALLPGLAMFVIVMCFTQLGNAIRDAFDVRK; encoded by the coding sequence ATGGCTAGAAATAAGAATAGTAACACAAGTATTGCGCTCCGAAAATTTAAAAAAGATTTTCGGGGCGTTTTGTGTTTTTGGATTATCATCTTTTTTATTTTGGTTAGTGTGTTTGCGTATTTCATCATTCCTGATTCATCTCAACATGCCAATGCAGGTGATTTGGCGATTCGTTCACAACATCCTGGATTTAGTACACCGGTTTTGGTTTTGCCTGCTCCATCTAAGACTACTTGGTCAGAATATTGGTTTGGGCGTAAAAATCCGCAGGAACAGGTTCCACTAACTTCCTATCATATCAAAAACGATACGTTGTTCTATCTCCCCTATACTGAACTACGCGATTTAGCACAAGAAAAACAGCTTGCTTTACACTCTTTTTCTCCATTGGAACGAGCGAATCTAATCCAACACAAAACTTTTTGGCTGGGCACAGACAACCAAGGGCGCGATTACTACAGTCGACTGGTACTCGGATCGAGGGTATCCCTTGCAATTGGGTTTATTGCTGTTTCCATTTCTCTACTTATCGGCATTAGTTTGGGGGCAATAGCGGGTTATTACGGCGGAAAAATTGATGCCTTTATCTTGTGGGTGATTAATATCTTTTGGTCTATTCCTACCTTGCTGTTGGTTATTGCTATTACCTTAGCCTTAGGCAAGGGGTTTTGGCAAGTATTCATTGCTGTTGGGTTGACCATGTGGGTAGAGGTTGCCCGTGTTGTCAGAGGACAAGTGATTAGTGTGAAGCAACAACAATACATTACCGCAGCTCGTGCTTTGGGTTATTCCGATTACCGCATCATTGCCCGTCATATTTTACCCAATTGCATGGCGCCAGTTATCGTGATTTCTGCGGCCAACTTTGCCTCAGCTATCTTAGTCGAAAGTGGATTGAGCTTCTTGGGAATAGGAACTCAAGTACCTACACCAAGTTGGGGTGCTATGATAAAGGAAAATTACAACTATATTTTAGTAGGCAAGGCTTATCTAGCTCTATTACCTGGTTTGGCTATGTTTGTTATTGTGATGTGTTTTACGCAGCTTGGAAACGCTATTCGCGATGCTTTTGACGTAAGAAAATAA
- a CDS encoding ComEC/Rec2 family competence protein — protein MSPLKFSFLFYATAVAGGILAKAHGNFVALSLLFVLLVGVLVFTAYSKRNWLFHPLAFYATGLLFYILCFLLGFTAVSFVDWKNKQHQYVNAVVDQQWHQVDFRILEKQKTKGGKQQYIVEIEGVDTSDTRGQALVVAIDQPGQLGQKFTGIGYFQSFPKAINPGQFDYQLYMQHKQIYKQLKIRRSVSVGVELSLSIWMLEGRALLQKQLNKNEKLSNQSKALLGALLLGNRKEMDEELTASFQRLGLLHLLAISGLHIGLLAVFATKLLFFVKPRYRRIILLCFLWSFAFMTGFSPSVFRTVLMFSSIVLAQSVLRQQPTSESIGLSLFLTLLFNPYWLFDVGFQFSYLAVLGIVWLMPLFKKGYTSSRIGNYFLRLCYVSLVAQICVLPLQLYYFHAFSATFLGSNLLIIPLITLLVLGGFILVSVGWVSEFIAGFLGMILEQITQGIVLILQGLNQVNFAFSKGYITKETMVVLLVICATIGIVLHRPRLKRVIFFLSFLVVVAVSWVYFASQNKNREEFCIAAVHGQQPPLYWHYTRQQLYVFGQEESTTKLVEGYKKKYAYKEEMNQPSMTSYTVDANRKLLVIAREQPYYALQTHFQLIYFINEVKLNVDRLLDVHQPKMVIIGFAMGRWYKQKLIQSCMKKNIPFHDMREKGYWSSQFL, from the coding sequence ATGAGTCCATTAAAATTCTCTTTTTTGTTTTATGCTACTGCGGTAGCCGGTGGTATTTTGGCTAAGGCGCATGGTAACTTTGTAGCCCTGAGTCTTCTTTTTGTTCTACTGGTAGGAGTATTGGTCTTTACTGCGTACAGTAAAAGGAATTGGCTTTTTCATCCTCTAGCTTTTTACGCAACAGGGCTACTCTTTTATATTTTGTGTTTTTTATTGGGGTTCACCGCGGTTTCTTTTGTAGATTGGAAGAACAAGCAGCATCAGTATGTCAATGCTGTTGTAGATCAGCAATGGCATCAAGTAGATTTTCGCATTCTAGAAAAGCAAAAAACGAAAGGAGGCAAGCAGCAGTATATCGTTGAAATTGAGGGAGTAGATACTTCTGATACGCGAGGACAGGCTCTTGTTGTGGCGATAGATCAGCCTGGGCAACTTGGTCAAAAGTTTACTGGTATTGGCTACTTTCAGTCTTTTCCTAAAGCGATTAATCCAGGGCAATTTGATTATCAGTTGTATATGCAACACAAACAGATCTATAAACAACTCAAGATTCGACGATCTGTTTCTGTAGGTGTAGAACTCAGTCTTTCTATTTGGATGTTGGAAGGACGTGCGTTGTTGCAAAAACAATTGAATAAAAATGAAAAACTATCTAATCAAAGTAAGGCCCTTTTAGGTGCGTTGTTGTTGGGAAATCGCAAAGAAATGGACGAAGAATTAACCGCGAGTTTTCAACGGTTGGGGTTGCTCCATCTTTTAGCAATATCCGGGTTGCATATTGGTTTACTCGCTGTGTTTGCCACTAAGCTATTATTCTTTGTCAAACCAAGATATCGTCGAATAATCTTACTTTGTTTTTTGTGGAGCTTCGCTTTTATGACTGGTTTCTCTCCTTCTGTTTTTCGAACGGTATTGATGTTCTCTTCTATTGTTTTAGCTCAATCTGTCCTCCGTCAACAGCCAACAAGTGAAAGTATTGGTTTGTCGTTGTTTCTAACCTTGTTGTTTAACCCCTATTGGCTTTTTGATGTAGGATTTCAATTTAGTTATCTCGCAGTATTGGGGATTGTGTGGTTGATGCCATTATTCAAAAAGGGGTATACATCCTCGCGAATTGGCAACTATTTTTTGCGTTTATGCTATGTGTCATTGGTCGCCCAGATCTGTGTTCTGCCGTTGCAACTGTATTATTTTCATGCGTTTTCTGCCACTTTCTTAGGAAGTAATTTATTGATTATTCCCTTAATTACTCTTTTGGTGTTGGGGGGATTTATCTTGGTAAGTGTAGGGTGGGTGTCGGAGTTTATTGCTGGTTTTTTAGGCATGATACTCGAGCAAATTACACAGGGGATAGTTTTAATTTTGCAAGGGTTGAACCAGGTTAATTTTGCGTTTTCAAAAGGTTATATTACGAAAGAAACGATGGTTGTACTACTGGTAATTTGCGCAACAATTGGAATTGTGTTGCACAGGCCTAGATTAAAACGCGTGATTTTCTTTCTGTCTTTTTTAGTGGTCGTTGCTGTTAGCTGGGTTTATTTTGCGAGTCAAAATAAAAACCGTGAAGAATTTTGTATTGCTGCTGTACACGGTCAGCAACCTCCCTTGTATTGGCATTATACTAGGCAACAGTTGTATGTTTTTGGACAAGAAGAAAGTACAACTAAACTTGTAGAGGGATATAAGAAAAAATATGCATATAAAGAGGAGATGAACCAGCCAAGTATGACAAGTTATACCGTGGATGCTAATCGCAAATTGTTGGTAATCGCTCGCGAACAACCTTACTATGCTTTGCAAACGCATTTTCAGTTGATTTACTTCATTAATGAGGTAAAGCTCAACGTGGATCGCCTGCTCGATGTCCATCAACCGAAAATGGTTATTATCGGTTTTGCTATGGGGCGATGGTATAAGCAAAAGCTTATCCAAAGTTGCATGAAAAAAAATATCCCTTTTCACGATATGCGTGAAAAGGGATATTGGTCTTCTCAATTTCTTTGA